From a single Bacillus gobiensis genomic region:
- a CDS encoding YtzH-like family protein, with amino-acid sequence MGLNYFDQVHLLKDILAAHLSDCCGTTAEYEQLERIIKSLMVNTELDTNMKSILGDIYRYSQSGISAASMDGHISEHQENLTHWIKEIDSYS; translated from the coding sequence ATGGGATTGAATTATTTTGATCAAGTTCATTTGCTGAAAGACATATTAGCTGCCCATCTATCAGATTGCTGCGGTACAACAGCTGAATACGAACAGCTGGAACGAATTATTAAGTCTCTAATGGTTAACACCGAACTTGATACAAACATGAAAAGCATACTTGGAGACATCTACAGGTACAGCCAATCCGGAATATCTGCAGCTTCTATGGACGGCCATATTTCCGAGCATCAAGAAAACCTGACCCATTGGATTAAAGAAATAGATTCCTACTCCTGA
- a CDS encoding NERD domain-containing protein, protein MGQILKLYDYISRYEMNTNQYTNQFIRLKKERWESLQKACENGFFTEEKDESEKTTKGNIFSFKRGKKRSAAETDKKYEWFYKEFSEGTGLNVDLLTSDRKRAEAFKEYIYRFQLKWASSTISQISSIQHEVYLDKELEMLAQSLPDSYFILYKPVLKVRKAAVELTVVLLAPLKIYCVVFLEGRNERESVFLGSKNRFWEERFQNGTRNVLNPCASLFRTEKVLANILNEKAIDLPIEKLIISRTSYIDYPDLPFGLSIVDKRNWREWLTKQQKNTAPIKSKQISAARQLLYHGESRSHDRKEWLDS, encoded by the coding sequence ATGGGGCAAATTCTGAAATTGTATGATTATATCTCTAGATATGAAATGAACACCAATCAATATACGAATCAATTTATCCGCTTAAAAAAAGAAAGATGGGAGTCTTTGCAAAAAGCGTGTGAGAATGGCTTTTTTACAGAAGAGAAGGACGAATCTGAAAAAACAACGAAAGGCAATATCTTTTCTTTCAAAAGAGGAAAAAAACGTTCCGCAGCTGAGACAGATAAGAAATATGAATGGTTTTATAAAGAATTTTCTGAAGGAACCGGCCTGAATGTTGACTTGCTTACATCAGACAGAAAACGAGCTGAAGCTTTTAAAGAATATATTTATCGTTTTCAGCTGAAATGGGCCAGCTCTACGATAAGCCAGATTTCAAGCATACAGCATGAAGTCTATCTGGATAAGGAGCTGGAAATGCTCGCCCAGTCCTTGCCTGATTCCTATTTCATTTTATATAAACCAGTATTAAAGGTTAGAAAAGCGGCTGTCGAATTAACGGTTGTTCTGCTGGCCCCGTTAAAAATTTACTGCGTCGTATTTTTAGAAGGACGAAATGAAAGAGAAAGTGTGTTTTTAGGATCAAAAAATCGTTTTTGGGAGGAACGGTTTCAAAACGGAACACGTAACGTTTTAAATCCTTGTGCCAGCCTTTTTCGGACAGAAAAAGTCCTCGCGAATATTTTAAATGAAAAAGCAATCGACCTGCCGATTGAGAAACTGATTATCAGCCGAACTTCTTATATTGATTATCCGGATTTGCCATTTGGGCTGAGTATAGTAGATAAGAGAAATTGGCGGGAGTGGCTGACAAAGCAGCAGAAAAATACGGCGCCGATTAAGTCAAAACAAATATCTGCGGCAAGACAGCTTCTGTACCACGGGGAATCCCGTTCACATGATAGGAAGGAATGGTTGGACTCTTAG
- the pulA gene encoding type I pullulanase, which yields MVSVKREFEAYLDQLDVITILVPEKQRNTYTPPFYIGKDPNSQLKELSVVSSESIGTHVKYIVKVGAPLTLGATYYLFSSSKQRTDLQTGAVIRTKEFDEAYYYEEKLGCIYHASKSIFRLWAPTATASKVRLKNTATEEEFIFPMIRKDRGVFEAVVSRNIEGWEYLYEVCVNLQWNLTVDPYAEAVTANGKEGIVIDPQKTAVTRHNPVILKHPTDAIIYETHIRDFSIHPNSGISNNGKYLAFTEYETTNNEGYSTGVAYVKEIGVTHIELLPFNDFGGVDENNPSESYNWGYNPIHFNAPEGSYATNPEDPYNRIIELKKAIQALHKKGLGVIMDVVYNHVYDHLKSPFELTVPGYYFRYDENGTPSNGTGVGNDIASERLMARRYIIDSIEHWVKEYDVDGLRFDLMGILDIETMMQIKKRLNEVKPGMLIFGEGWNLATPLADHEKAIITNSHKLEGIGFFNDKFRDSVKGSTFSLQDRGFALGNSRKIDPLKQEIAGKGIPSTQSVNYVESHDNHTFWDKMAKACSEENDQTKRLRQRLALSIVLLSPGIPFIHSGQEFYRTKFGHENSYCAGDGVNQIDWDKRAAFHEDISYFKKMAALRKQHPAFRFHSSLESNHLEFFGENTPGLIAYRLHSLETIDEWKEIIVIHHNQREREIVSLPSNKRYTLVCDPYSFDLGETTVTHSLEISEIGTYVLYHT from the coding sequence ATGGTAAGTGTGAAAAGAGAGTTTGAAGCCTATTTGGATCAATTGGATGTTATTACGATATTAGTTCCCGAAAAGCAGAGAAACACGTATACTCCTCCGTTTTATATTGGAAAAGACCCGAATAGCCAATTAAAGGAGCTTTCTGTCGTTTCTTCGGAATCGATTGGAACCCATGTGAAATATATTGTAAAAGTCGGTGCCCCGCTAACACTCGGAGCAACTTACTATCTGTTTTCTTCATCAAAGCAGCGGACCGATTTGCAAACGGGAGCAGTCATACGAACGAAAGAATTTGACGAAGCTTATTATTATGAAGAAAAGCTTGGCTGTATCTACCACGCATCAAAATCAATCTTCAGGCTTTGGGCTCCAACTGCTACCGCTTCAAAAGTAAGATTGAAAAACACAGCAACTGAAGAAGAATTTATTTTTCCAATGATCAGGAAGGATCGTGGTGTTTTTGAGGCAGTCGTGAGCAGAAACATCGAGGGCTGGGAATATCTTTACGAGGTTTGCGTGAATCTTCAGTGGAACCTGACTGTGGATCCTTATGCTGAAGCAGTAACCGCAAACGGAAAAGAGGGAATTGTGATCGATCCGCAAAAAACGGCAGTCACAAGGCACAATCCTGTAATCCTGAAACACCCTACTGATGCGATTATTTATGAAACTCATATTCGGGATTTTTCCATACATCCTAATAGCGGGATATCGAACAATGGTAAATATTTAGCTTTTACTGAGTACGAAACGACCAACAATGAAGGGTATTCTACCGGTGTCGCATACGTAAAAGAAATTGGTGTGACCCATATTGAATTGCTTCCATTTAATGATTTTGGCGGCGTGGATGAAAACAATCCATCTGAATCATACAATTGGGGATACAATCCAATTCATTTTAATGCGCCGGAAGGAAGCTATGCAACGAATCCCGAAGATCCTTACAACAGAATCATTGAATTAAAAAAAGCTATACAGGCTCTCCATAAAAAAGGATTAGGCGTCATCATGGATGTCGTTTACAATCACGTCTACGATCATCTGAAATCTCCCTTTGAGCTTACGGTGCCTGGATATTATTTCAGGTATGACGAAAACGGCACGCCTTCAAACGGAACGGGAGTAGGAAATGATATCGCTTCCGAAAGGCTGATGGCAAGAAGGTACATCATTGACTCAATTGAACATTGGGTAAAGGAATACGATGTGGACGGATTAAGGTTTGACCTTATGGGGATATTGGATATAGAAACGATGATGCAGATCAAAAAAAGATTGAATGAAGTCAAACCGGGCATGTTAATTTTCGGAGAAGGTTGGAATTTGGCAACGCCGCTCGCAGATCATGAGAAAGCGATTATTACGAATTCACATAAGCTTGAGGGGATCGGATTTTTCAACGATAAATTTCGAGACTCGGTAAAAGGGAGTACATTTTCCTTGCAGGATCGGGGATTTGCCTTAGGCAATAGCAGAAAAATTGATCCTTTGAAGCAAGAGATTGCAGGGAAGGGCATCCCGTCAACACAATCTGTTAATTATGTAGAATCGCATGATAATCATACATTTTGGGATAAAATGGCGAAAGCGTGTTCCGAAGAGAACGATCAAACGAAGAGGCTTAGACAGCGGTTAGCTCTCTCAATCGTTTTATTATCACCGGGCATTCCGTTTATTCATAGCGGCCAGGAGTTTTACCGTACAAAATTCGGACATGAAAACAGTTATTGTGCTGGTGATGGTGTCAATCAAATCGATTGGGACAAAAGGGCGGCATTCCATGAGGATATCAGTTACTTTAAGAAAATGGCAGCATTAAGGAAGCAGCATCCCGCCTTCAGGTTTCACTCTTCATTAGAGTCCAATCACCTTGAGTTTTTTGGAGAAAATACACCAGGTCTAATTGCTTACAGGCTTCATTCTCTTGAAACAATTGATGAGTGGAAAGAGATCATTGTCATTCACCACAATCAAAGGGAAAGGGAAATAGTCTCCTTGCCTTCAAACAAGCGGTATACGCTCGTCTGTGACCCTTACTCATTCGATTTGGGAGAGACTACAGTTACCCATTCATTGGAAATTAGCGAAATTGGTACTTATGTCCTTTATCATACGTAG
- the pepV gene encoding dipeptidase PepV: MNWVNEVFKRKEELVKDTQMLLQIESVLDKATAAQKKPFGAGIARCLQFLLQKAESDGFTVKNLDGYAAHIEWGEGEEIVGVLCHIDVVPPGDNWTSDPFSAEIRDGKIFARGAIDDKGPTMAAYYALKIVKELNLSLKKRVRLIIGTDEESDWNCVKHYFKHEEMPVLGFAPDADFPIINSEKGLIDFYLKKDNDGDTYKNGSTVLHSFSSGLRLNMVPGIAEARLQTKNKEQIKREFNGFLENGKLSGKIEEKEDLLYIQLKGKSAHAAEPDNGVNAGLVLADFLVRFDLDENSKAFFEQILSLFFNDTRGRKLGIDCKDSISGELTLNVGILEYNLEQGGKAGVNIRYPVSETSDRIKKAFEDLDQFRLENFHYSKPHHVAEDHQLITVLKKVYEEQTGKTADLISIGGATYARSLESGVAFGPLFPGKPDTAHQSDEYIEIDDLLKAASLYAQAIYELAR, translated from the coding sequence ATGAATTGGGTAAACGAAGTGTTCAAAAGAAAAGAGGAGCTTGTAAAGGATACGCAAATGCTGCTGCAGATAGAGAGTGTGCTTGATAAAGCAACAGCCGCGCAAAAAAAGCCATTTGGGGCCGGAATTGCCCGCTGCTTACAATTCCTTCTCCAAAAAGCAGAGTCTGACGGGTTTACCGTAAAAAATTTAGACGGTTACGCTGCTCACATTGAATGGGGCGAAGGCGAAGAAATTGTCGGAGTGCTGTGCCATATTGATGTGGTACCCCCAGGTGATAATTGGACAAGCGATCCTTTTTCGGCTGAAATACGAGACGGCAAGATTTTTGCAAGAGGAGCGATCGACGATAAGGGACCGACAATGGCGGCCTATTATGCGCTTAAAATTGTAAAGGAACTGAATCTTTCCTTGAAAAAACGCGTTCGCCTCATTATCGGCACCGATGAAGAAAGTGATTGGAATTGTGTAAAGCACTATTTTAAGCACGAGGAAATGCCTGTCCTCGGATTTGCCCCTGATGCCGATTTTCCCATAATAAATTCCGAAAAAGGGCTTATTGATTTTTACTTAAAAAAAGACAATGATGGAGATACATATAAGAATGGTTCGACTGTGCTGCACTCCTTTTCATCTGGCCTTCGGTTAAATATGGTTCCGGGAATAGCCGAGGCTCGACTTCAAACAAAAAATAAGGAACAGATCAAGCGGGAATTCAATGGTTTTTTAGAAAACGGAAAGCTTTCCGGCAAGATCGAAGAAAAAGAAGATTTACTCTACATTCAGTTAAAGGGAAAGTCTGCCCATGCGGCAGAGCCTGACAATGGAGTGAATGCCGGCCTTGTGCTCGCGGATTTTTTGGTTCGGTTCGATTTGGATGAAAACAGCAAAGCGTTTTTTGAACAAATTCTTTCGTTATTTTTTAATGATACGAGAGGGAGAAAGCTTGGAATTGACTGCAAGGACAGCATAAGCGGGGAGCTGACGCTGAATGTAGGAATTCTCGAATACAACCTCGAACAAGGGGGCAAGGCAGGAGTAAACATCCGCTATCCAGTTTCTGAGACGAGTGATCGGATTAAAAAAGCGTTTGAAGATCTTGACCAGTTCCGTTTAGAGAACTTTCACTACAGCAAGCCTCATCACGTGGCGGAAGACCATCAGCTGATTACTGTCCTAAAAAAAGTGTATGAAGAGCAGACAGGCAAGACAGCGGATTTAATTTCAATTGGCGGGGCGACCTATGCACGATCACTTGAATCCGGTGTAGCTTTTGGTCCTTTATTTCCAGGTAAACCAGATACAGCACATCAATCGGACGAATATATCGAAATTGATGACCTGTTGAAAGCGGCTTCTCTTTACGCACAGGCGATTTATGAACTTGCAAGATAA
- a CDS encoding ABC transporter permease, whose protein sequence is MSRLKAHSVYQLKVIRLVIDWTVALYLVLPALGVFIYHYIGIYNGSVEIVWLENTGWPWFYASLALLGLFGSMHTFLLEADQLYLLQMKKTVKELKIFAYWYSVAVLFFKWILILLVYAPFLLKYFHYSFYYTALIMGVFFAVNVLTANLKRHISPLYVTLCQLVVFAAVYALMTYLNSYILLALLLVFIYGIIYYRLKITTGAEDFFDDVFRQEQKKLFFTHFFFSLSRDVNLGKPSKKIKRKPILFKNSKRIYQKRTIEYGCKELFFKVLIRNNEYKWNLMQTISLFTALIIIGPQWMKILAAFLFAILFRYFLSIIYDKVMNTSFLSIVDRMSDPFIEAKAKSVAIVYYPALAWCLIILFATAFL, encoded by the coding sequence TTGAGCAGGCTGAAAGCCCACAGCGTTTATCAATTGAAGGTCATTCGTTTAGTTATCGATTGGACAGTTGCTCTTTACCTTGTGCTCCCGGCTCTTGGTGTGTTCATTTACCATTACATCGGTATCTACAATGGCAGCGTAGAAATTGTCTGGCTTGAAAATACAGGGTGGCCTTGGTTCTATGCTTCGCTCGCATTGCTTGGTTTATTCGGTTCAATGCATACCTTTTTATTGGAGGCTGATCAACTTTATCTGCTGCAGATGAAGAAGACGGTCAAAGAATTGAAGATCTTTGCGTATTGGTACTCCGTTGCTGTACTATTTTTTAAATGGATATTGATCCTTCTTGTGTATGCGCCATTTTTACTAAAGTATTTTCATTATTCGTTTTACTATACAGCTCTGATCATGGGGGTTTTTTTCGCTGTCAATGTGCTGACAGCAAATCTGAAACGCCATATCTCTCCGTTGTACGTTACGCTATGCCAGCTTGTCGTTTTTGCAGCTGTATACGCTTTAATGACCTATTTGAATAGTTATATACTACTGGCCCTGCTGCTCGTTTTTATATATGGAATCATTTATTATCGTTTAAAAATAACAACTGGAGCGGAAGATTTCTTTGACGACGTTTTCCGGCAAGAGCAGAAAAAATTGTTCTTTACTCACTTCTTCTTTTCATTAAGCCGGGATGTGAATCTAGGTAAACCTTCAAAAAAAATAAAAAGAAAACCGATTCTATTTAAAAATTCCAAGCGAATCTATCAAAAAAGGACAATTGAATACGGGTGTAAAGAACTATTTTTTAAGGTTTTGATTCGGAATAATGAGTATAAATGGAATTTAATGCAAACGATTAGCCTTTTTACTGCTTTAATTATTATTGGTCCTCAGTGGATGAAAATATTAGCCGCATTTTTATTTGCTATATTGTTTCGTTATTTTTTATCAATCATTTATGACAAAGTGATGAATACATCTTTTTTAAGTATCGTTGATCGAATGAGCGATCCCTTTATCGAGGCAAAAGCAAAAAGTGTAGCGATTGTTTATTACCCGGCTCTTGCGTGGTGCCTGATCATTCTATTTGCCACGGCATTCCTGTAG
- a CDS encoding ABC transporter ATP-binding protein yields the protein MNDILQVHIDAVGYERNNLSVINNIHFTVAEGEFVGLIGPNGAGKSTTIKTILGINKFHESSIAFKQNARYAYVPEQPSFYDELTLWEHLDIIAALFGIKDDEFEKKAMDLIHMFSLEEAVHGFPKEFSKGMQQKLMLIQAFLIEPDLYIIDEPFIGLDPISYRMLLEKLREEQKRGAGILMCTHVLDTAEKVCDRFLFLSKGTMIVEGTLAELNEKARLKDASLMDCFYHTVKGNTN from the coding sequence ATGAATGACATTCTTCAAGTTCATATTGATGCTGTTGGCTATGAGAGAAACAACTTATCGGTGATTAACAATATTCATTTTACTGTTGCAGAAGGAGAGTTTGTAGGATTAATCGGACCGAATGGAGCCGGTAAAAGCACGACCATAAAAACCATTTTAGGAATTAATAAATTTCACGAAAGCTCAATCGCGTTTAAGCAAAATGCAAGATATGCCTATGTCCCCGAGCAGCCGAGTTTCTATGATGAGCTGACTCTGTGGGAACATCTTGATATTATAGCTGCGTTGTTCGGAATAAAGGATGATGAGTTTGAAAAGAAGGCGATGGACCTTATACATATGTTTTCGCTTGAGGAAGCGGTCCATGGCTTTCCCAAAGAATTCTCAAAAGGTATGCAGCAAAAGCTGATGCTCATCCAGGCTTTTCTCATAGAACCCGACTTATACATCATTGACGAGCCGTTTATCGGGCTAGATCCCATTTCCTATCGTATGCTTTTGGAAAAGCTGAGAGAAGAACAGAAAAGAGGCGCGGGAATACTGATGTGTACACATGTGTTAGATACGGCTGAAAAAGTATGCGACCGTTTTCTTTTTCTTTCGAAAGGAACGATGATCGTTGAGGGAACACTGGCTGAGCTGAACGAAAAAGCGAGGCTGAAGGATGCGTCGCTTATGGACTGTTTTTATCACACAGTGAAAGGTAATACCAACTGA
- a CDS encoding DeoR family transcriptional regulator gives MKPSTNRMLTRIKSVYMFIQEKGTVTTQELVDEFGITPRTIQRDLNVLAYNELVHSPSRGKWETTRKKVRLQA, from the coding sequence TTGAAACCTTCAACAAACCGTATGCTAACCAGGATCAAATCAGTTTACATGTTCATCCAGGAAAAAGGTACGGTGACTACCCAAGAGCTCGTTGACGAATTTGGCATTACACCTAGAACGATACAGCGTGATTTAAATGTGCTGGCTTATAACGAATTAGTTCATAGTCCCAGCAGGGGCAAATGGGAGACAACAAGGAAAAAAGTAAGATTGCAAGCATAG
- a CDS encoding phosphotransferase family protein has protein sequence MNWLGQLLGSEWELFPAGGATGDAFLAKHNGQKLFLKRNSSPFLAVLSAEGIVPKLVWTKRMENGDVITAQHWLSGRELKPKDMEGKQVAELLKKIHSSKELVDMLKRLGKNPLTPDAVVEQLKYNFTYLRYSHPLLERALRYLEGHIEQIRHSEKVVCHSDLNHNNWLLADNDQLYLIDWDGAVIADPAIDLGPLLYHYIAESEWRNWLLQYGVELTSVLRLRMLWYVLADTLSNLFWAVSKENENELHQTLKKVETLLIKLESQE, from the coding sequence ATGAACTGGTTGGGACAATTACTTGGTAGCGAGTGGGAGCTTTTCCCTGCTGGAGGTGCTACAGGAGATGCTTTTTTAGCAAAACATAACGGACAAAAACTTTTCTTAAAGCGCAACAGCTCACCATTTTTAGCTGTTTTGTCTGCTGAAGGAATTGTACCTAAGCTGGTTTGGACAAAGCGAATGGAAAATGGTGATGTCATAACAGCCCAACATTGGCTGAGCGGAAGAGAACTCAAGCCAAAAGATATGGAAGGAAAACAGGTTGCAGAGCTGCTTAAAAAAATTCATAGTTCCAAAGAGCTGGTGGATATGCTGAAAAGGCTCGGGAAAAATCCGCTGACTCCAGATGCAGTCGTTGAGCAGCTAAAGTATAACTTTACATATTTGCGATACAGCCATCCGCTTCTTGAGCGTGCCCTCCGTTATCTAGAGGGACATATTGAACAAATCCGGCATAGCGAAAAGGTAGTTTGCCATTCAGATTTGAACCATAATAATTGGCTTTTGGCAGATAATGATCAGCTTTATCTGATCGATTGGGACGGAGCAGTGATAGCTGATCCTGCCATCGATCTCGGTCCTTTGCTTTATCACTATATTGCGGAATCTGAGTGGCGAAACTGGTTGTTACAATACGGCGTTGAATTAACAAGCGTACTGCGTTTACGTATGTTATGGTATGTTCTTGCAGATACGCTTTCAAATTTATTCTGGGCTGTATCTAAAGAGAATGAAAATGAATTGCATCAAACCTTGAAAAAAGTGGAAACATTGCTAATAAAGCTCGAGAGTCAGGAGTAG
- the cysK gene encoding cysteine synthase A: MAIYDNIADLIGNTPLIRLNKLQPENAAEVYIKLEAFNPSKSVKDRAAYNMIIEAEKNGDLKPGATIIEPTSGNTGIGLAMNAAARGYKAILVMPDTMTKERINLLKAYGAEVVLTPGDERMPGSIKKAKEIAAKIPNSYIPMQFENPANPDAHRTTTALEIIQAQQQIGKPLAAFIATAGTGGTITGTGETLKNHFPKLAIHVVEPAGSPVLSGGEPGKHKLVGTSPGFIPDILNQNVYDEIVKIKDEDAYRITRLLAKQEGILVGPSSGAACFAAIEAAQKFSPDQIVIAMMADTGERYLSGDLFTQ; the protein is encoded by the coding sequence GTGGCCATTTATGATAATATTGCAGACCTTATCGGCAATACGCCTTTGATCCGCTTAAATAAACTACAGCCTGAAAATGCAGCGGAGGTCTACATCAAGCTCGAAGCATTTAATCCGAGTAAAAGCGTAAAGGACAGGGCTGCCTACAATATGATCATTGAAGCAGAAAAAAACGGAGACTTGAAGCCCGGTGCCACAATCATTGAACCGACAAGCGGCAACACCGGCATAGGACTGGCTATGAATGCAGCGGCAAGGGGATACAAAGCGATTTTAGTCATGCCGGATACAATGACCAAAGAACGCATAAACCTTCTGAAAGCCTATGGCGCTGAAGTCGTATTGACTCCCGGAGATGAACGGATGCCGGGAAGCATAAAAAAAGCAAAAGAGATCGCCGCGAAAATTCCGAACAGCTATATTCCGATGCAATTCGAAAATCCAGCAAATCCTGATGCACACCGGACTACCACCGCACTTGAAATTATTCAGGCACAGCAGCAAATCGGAAAGCCGTTAGCCGCATTCATTGCTACTGCCGGGACGGGTGGAACAATTACCGGTACTGGGGAAACGCTAAAGAATCATTTTCCCAAACTTGCAATTCATGTCGTTGAGCCAGCCGGATCTCCAGTATTATCAGGCGGAGAGCCAGGAAAACATAAGCTTGTCGGTACGAGTCCTGGATTTATACCAGACATCTTGAACCAGAACGTTTATGATGAAATCGTCAAAATCAAGGACGAGGATGCTTATCGAATCACAAGATTGCTCGCGAAACAAGAAGGCATACTTGTCGGACCATCCTCAGGAGCTGCATGCTTTGCAGCGATTGAAGCAGCCCAAAAATTCTCACCCGATCAAATTGTGATTGCAATGATGGCAGATACAGGTGAGCGTTATTTGTCCGGAGATTTATTCACACAATAA
- the thpR gene encoding RNA 2',3'-cyclic phosphodiesterase, with protein MDNNTYHYFIGIPFPMPMAEQIHEKLVQSPAFSFGKYVHPADYHLTLVFLGKSDDAQLHIVAKNIKEIAGKTERIPLHFMHTNVFGDARRPRIFFIRPEHSDALMDLREEVKQVAEEAGFYIEKRPFKPHVTIAKKWKQEGSYPGNAEADQLFDLDMKDLFDRITIFKTHLNKSPMYESIYTSELKGSSF; from the coding sequence ATGGATAACAATACCTATCATTACTTTATCGGCATCCCTTTTCCTATGCCGATGGCTGAACAAATCCACGAAAAACTGGTGCAATCACCTGCCTTTTCGTTTGGAAAATATGTGCATCCTGCCGACTATCACTTAACCTTAGTTTTTTTAGGAAAATCTGATGATGCTCAGTTACATATAGTAGCCAAAAATATTAAAGAAATAGCTGGTAAAACAGAAAGGATTCCTCTTCATTTTATGCATACAAACGTGTTTGGCGATGCCAGGCGTCCGCGTATTTTCTTTATCAGGCCAGAGCACTCGGATGCACTTATGGACTTGAGGGAGGAAGTGAAGCAAGTGGCGGAAGAAGCCGGATTCTATATCGAAAAGCGCCCATTTAAACCTCATGTAACAATTGCGAAAAAGTGGAAGCAAGAAGGGTCATATCCGGGAAACGCGGAAGCTGATCAGCTGTTTGACCTTGATATGAAAGATTTATTTGATCGAATTACGATTTTTAAAACTCATCTAAACAAGTCACCGATGTATGAATCAATTTATACTTCTGAATTGAAAGGATCGTCTTTTTAA
- a CDS encoding MFS transporter has protein sequence MKNNSVSVAEANSTKMFYSYYFLFFLGYGSFYPLLSVYLKESSGLTGSQIGLILSLFPVVMIFIQPMWGIFSDITKKPTALLTTALIGTGAFTMVFSFSDSFEWFIVISFFLAFFQSAIIPLSDSISISYAQKVNISYGSIRLWGAIGFALAVFIAGRLAEIFTLSIIFYLYTLFLFISALLVIRLPKETVQMKVNLKEGIKKLSKIPRYVFFLVSAFLMMGPILAHNIFFGIFIDEIGGTLAGVGIAFLLAAGSEAPFMKVAGGWIQRIGIENVLILSIIVASIRWFFYFFDPPVWLVYATAVTQGFSVGLFIPAALQYVKQIAPVELGATAISIYSAFGNGLGNWFCTFVGGIILEKYSSLYVYLFFGILSTLSLSIMIAVKMVGKNKGRDYSATLS, from the coding sequence ATGAAAAACAATTCTGTTTCTGTGGCAGAAGCGAATTCTACAAAAATGTTTTACAGCTACTATTTTTTATTCTTTTTGGGCTATGGCTCCTTTTACCCGTTATTATCAGTGTATTTAAAAGAGTCATCTGGCCTTACGGGAAGTCAAATCGGACTCATACTGTCGCTTTTTCCGGTCGTCATGATTTTTATTCAGCCAATGTGGGGGATTTTCAGCGATATCACAAAGAAACCGACCGCTTTGCTGACCACCGCTTTGATCGGCACAGGCGCTTTTACAATGGTTTTTTCCTTTAGTGATTCATTTGAGTGGTTTATTGTTATATCATTTTTCCTGGCATTCTTTCAAAGTGCGATCATCCCCCTTTCCGACAGCATATCGATCAGCTATGCCCAAAAAGTGAATATCTCATATGGCTCAATCAGGCTATGGGGAGCAATAGGATTTGCTCTTGCAGTATTTATTGCTGGAAGGCTTGCGGAAATCTTTACTCTTTCTATTATTTTTTATCTCTACACATTGTTTTTATTTATTTCAGCTTTACTTGTCATCAGGCTGCCAAAAGAGACGGTACAGATGAAGGTGAATCTGAAAGAAGGAATAAAGAAATTATCAAAAATTCCGCGGTATGTGTTTTTTTTAGTATCCGCATTTCTGATGATGGGTCCGATTTTAGCGCATAATATCTTTTTCGGAATTTTTATCGATGAAATCGGCGGCACTCTTGCGGGAGTGGGAATTGCCTTTTTGTTGGCAGCTGGAAGCGAAGCACCGTTTATGAAAGTGGCCGGGGGATGGATTCAGCGTATAGGCATAGAAAATGTGTTAATCCTCTCCATTATTGTGGCAAGCATTCGATGGTTTTTTTATTTTTTTGATCCCCCGGTCTGGCTTGTTTATGCAACGGCTGTCACTCAGGGTTTTTCTGTTGGCTTATTTATTCCGGCAGCGCTTCAATATGTAAAGCAAATTGCTCCTGTTGAATTAGGGGCGACAGCAATAAGTATATATTCCGCCTTCGGAAACGGACTAGGCAACTGGTTTTGTACATTCGTAGGAGGGATAATATTAGAGAAATATTCTTCCCTGTATGTATATTTATTCTTTGGCATTTTGTCCACGCTTTCTTTATCTATCATGATTGCTGTGAAAATGGTAGGGAAAAATAAGGGCAGAGACTATTCAGCCACCCTTTCTTAG